Below is a genomic region from Paenibacillus rhizovicinus.
AGCACGATGTCGACGACTTTCAAGCCTTCCGCCTTCGTCTGCTTCTGCACCCAATTGAGCAAGCGGTTCGGGTTGATGCCCTTCGGCAGCAAATCGATCTTGTTAACGACCAGCAGCACGGGGTTGTTCCCGACGAATCGCTGCAGTCCGGAAATCAAGCTGCCCTCGAAGTCGAACAGGTCGACGATATGGACAACGAGACTTTGCGTGCCGGCGATGCCGCCCAATAACCGCAGGAATTCGTCTTGGTCGATCGCGACCGATGCCGCTTCATTATAGTTCTTGATCCGGAAACAGCGCTGGCAAACAGGCGGTTCCTTCTCCAGTGCCGATGCCGGAATGTATCCGATCTTGTCCGATGCCTCGGTTTGCAGCTTGACGCCGCAGCCAGCGCACGACTTTACGCCTTCTTCTTGGTGCTTAATCATGAATTCCGTTCCTCCTCGGGCCATAGCCCTTTCTTCCGCAGACGGGACAGGGCGACTTTCTCAAGCATCCGATTGAAACGGGTCATGATGCCTTCATCGTCCGGCGCAATGGGTCTGACCAAAATCGTGAACAACCCCATCCGCCTGCCGCCGAGCACGTCCGTCATCATCTGATCGCCAATGACGGCTGTTTTCTCCGCCGGCAGGTCCAGTGCCTGCAATGCACGGATGAATGCCCTGTTGGCCGGCTTGCGCGCGGCATGGACGGACGCAATATTGAGCGGCTTCGCAAATTTGGAAACACGCGTTTCGTTATTGTTGGACACGATCACGACTTTAAAGCCGAGATCGCGCACGTCGTCGAGCCATTTGACAAGCTCAGGGGTCGCCAGGGGCACTCTCGCTCCGACGAGCGTATTGTCAAGATCGGTAATAATGCCGACGATGCCCTGCTCTTTCAAGGCATGCAAATTAATATCATAGATGGTATTGACGCGCATATGCGGCAACAGCCGTTCAAACATAGTTTCGACTCCTTCGGTTGCATAGGCGAGCAGTACGCTTATGAGCATGCTCATATATGCGCATGAGTACGACCAGCCTTTGGTTGCTATCACGCAAACTATACCATAAGTTGTGAATTTGTTGCAAAAAAGCCGGCACGGCGCTTGCGCACCCATGCCGGCCATCGGCGTCAGCCGATATGCTCGCGGATTTGCTTCATCGTGGCGGTTACCCGGTCCGCTTCCTCCTGGGTTATCGCCTGACTGCTGTACATCGCTTTCTCGAACGCATGCTGAACCAGGTTAAACTGAGGCTGCAGCGACGTGAGCCGTGCCGCCCAGCGGCCCATCGTTTCCCGCACCGTTTCGTTGGTTTCCACGTCCATCCCCTTCTTGCGGCAATGCTTGATCAAACGGTTCGTTTCCCTGACGACTCTGGCATTGACCGTATCCGGGCCGCCGCGATATCGGCGGAGCAGCACCGGAAACGCGCGATAAGCGTACACCGCGAACGCCAGTGCAAGCAGTCCTGCCGCCGACCAGAACATCCACGGCTTCACTTCGAAACCATTCGCCTCGTCGGCCGGGGCAACGGTCGTGCTGTCGTCCGTCACAGGATCCTGTTGTACGACCGGCGCCGGCTCGTCTTGCGGCAGCGCATACGGGAAGGAGAATCCCGGCGTCGCTTCGAACGGCAGCCAGCCGTAACCGTTGAAATACACTTCGACCCATGAATGCGCGTCCGCGTTGCGCACCGTATACGTGCCCGCTCCCTCCGGATTGGCGTTGCCGCCAGGACCTTGGAGCATCTGCATAATATCGGCGCTTGGCAGGCTTCCCGAGGAATAACCCTTTACCCAGCGGGTCGGAATACCCAGCGAACGCGACATGACCGCCAAAGAAGTAGAGAAGTAATCGCAATAGCCTTCCTTGATTTCGAACAAGAACGCGTCGACGAAATCCTTGCTCGATTTTCGGCTGAGATCCGGCGTGTTCGTGTACTGGTAGTTCTGCTGCAAATAGTCGATCAACATTCGAACTTTATCGTAAGGCGTCGCCGCATCCTTCGTTATTTGCTCGGCAAGGTTCTTGACCCTGTCCGGCATGTCCGGATACAGCTTCGTGTAGATCTCGCCCACGTCCTCTGACGCGGGTTTGACCGCTTCTCCGCTGCGAAGGGCGTTCTCGTCCAGCACCGGTACCTGCGATTCGATCGTGTAAGACTTCGGATAATGGACCGAGGCCGACTTCGGCATGCGAAGTTCCCAAGAATCGGGGAGCCAGCTCATAGCCGGAAACGCTTCCTTGCTGCCGTTGATCAGCGTGACCTTGGAGATCGGACCAGCGCCGAACAGAACGGGAAACTTGTCTTTGCGTTCCATGACGACCGTTTGACTGACGGTATCCGTCACCGTCGAGTCCGGGATGCCGTTCGCTTGAAGCGTTCGTCCGGAAACGATTGATTTCTGCGATTCCTCCAGCTTCTCGTCGGAAGACTCTACCCAGCCGCTGCCGTTATACTGTGCCCTCGTCTCGCCCCGCCAGTAGCTTCGCATCGTCGTCGTCACCGTCATGACAGGCGTGTAATCGAAGGTAAACCCGCCGCCAAGCACGCTGTCGTTGCGGCTATACCCGGAATGGGTATCGGCATTGTTCTTGCTGGCGGATACGACGATAGCCTTGTCTCCCACATAAGTAGTCACGGTCTCCCCGCGAGATTCCTTCCAGGCCGTGTAGGGATCCAACAGCACCGGCTTCACGGTCGGAACGAACAGTCCAGCCGCCATGACGAGCGTAAGAATGAAGAGAATCGGAACGAACAGGCTGAGCGGATATTCCAGCAGCTGCGCCCAGTTGTCCGGATGCCGTTCCTTGAAACGCGCGAAATGGCTGGCGACCAGCCATCCGAGACCGATGAATACGCTCCAGGCGATTTCTTCCCACAGATAGATCGGCGTGAAGATGGAATCCGCCACTGCGAGGGAAAGAATGGCCGCCCCGACAACCAGCAAAATGTAGCCCCGCTTGCGCCGAAGCAGCACGATGAGATGAAACACGGCCAGAATGCTAAGGCTGATCCATAGATACGGATTCACTTCTTCGAAATGATTGCCGATCCAATACATCCAATTCAAGAATTTCCTATGGCTGCCCACGAAGGGAAGCCACTCGAAATGGGTATAGGAGATGTTAAAGCCCACGACCGCGATCAGCTGCACGCCGATCGATACCGTCTTGGACGGAATGAGCAGGTTCGTCAAAACCGCGACGAGCAGGACTCCGTTCACGATCGCGAACGTCTCGCTCCACCAATAATCGCCTAGGCAGCGAATCCATTGATAGATTAATAAAGCCGCGAAAACGGCGGAAATTTTGCGATACATGCCATCAAGCAGCCAGTGAATCGCGATGCGTCGAATGGCGGTCATACCCGGCCTCCTTCCAACGCTTCGGGAAGCTCTTGCAGTTTGCCGATCGTATAGACAGTAAATCCGCTGCGACGGAGCAGGCGCAGCCACTCGCCGGAACGAATATCGCTGACCTTGCTGCCGCGAGTCTCTTCTTCGCGCTTCAAATGAACGAGCACCGGCACGACGCCCGACCGGCTCAGCCATTCCATCGCGCGGATCGTCTCCTCGCCGGTCTGCGGACTGACGATGATGACGAACGAGCCTCCTCCTGCGAGGGAGCCCGACTGGCGCAGCGCGCGGTACAGCGGCTGCTCGCCGTCGGCCTGGACGCGAACGAGATGCTTCAGCATCAGCTCGCGCTGATCGGCAGAAGCATTCGGCGCGTAGCCTTCATGCTTCGAGCCGACGGAGATCAGTCCGACGGCCGTCGACCGGCGAAAGCCGAAGTCGAGCAGCGAGGCCGCGGCGGAAACCGCAAGCTCGAACTGGCCTTTATTCTCGTATGCGCCCAGATAGCGATCCAGCATGACGATCATGCGCGGCAGCGATTCCCGTTCGAATTCCTTCGACTTCCATTGACCGGTCTTAGCCGTCGCGTTCCAATGGATGCGGGAGAGCCGGTCGCCGTAAATATATTCGCGGACGCCGTTGATCTGCGTCGTTTCCTTCGATGACGAACGCGAGGCGGACGTCGAGAACGGCCCTTTGAAGCCTCGCTGCATCTGCCGCCATTCGCGGATGGCCGCCGTGCGCGGATACACGCTGAACGGAATCGACGATTGGAAGGTCCCCTTGTGCTCGAACAAGCCGAAGATATCGCGCGTGGAGCATTCCGTCGATTCGAAATGATAAACGCCTCGCTCGAGCGGCGGCGTCATGTAGTTGATCGTTCCCGCCCGACGGTAGTTCGGCACGAACGAAGCTTCGAACGGGACGGAATTGCCGTTCTGGGCGACGAGCCGATCGCGGACGAGCACATACGGGATCGGCCAAATGCCGGGGAGCTGCACATCGATATTCACTTCGAGCCGCGTTCCCGCGACGAGCGCCTGTTCCGTCAGCGTGCTCGCGCCGTTGTTCAGCCTGCGTTCGCCGGATACCTGGGCGATGCCGCTCCAGCGGCCGAATACCAAATAAACGAGCAGCACGTTGAAGATGCAGAACAGCATCAGCGACGTTTTGCCGCCTTGAAACAGCACGAACAGCAATGAGGCTATATAGAGAAATCCGATCAGCCGCCACCTGAATATCGTCGCTTTCGCCGTCAACATAGGCGTTAACGCTCCATTCGGACGGGTACGCTCGTTTCACGGACGACCGCCTGCACGACATCCTCCGCCGTGAGGCCGTTCATTCGGGACTCCGTGTGCATAATAATCCGATGCGCCAGCACCGGAGAGGCCAGCTGCTTGATATCGTCGGGAATAACGTAGTCGCGTTCCTGCAGGTACGCGCTCGCCCTGGCGGCCGCCGTCAGCGAAATCGCCGCCCGCGGGCTCGCCCCGAGCTGAACGCCGCTGTGCTCGCGCGTGGCGCGGATGATGCGGATGATATAATCCGCCACGGCATTGTCGAGATGAACCCGCTTTACGTCCTCCATCATGAGCGCTACCTGCGCGGAAGTAGCGACGGCCTCCAGCGACTCCGCGGGCGAAGTGGCATTCGGCGAAACGATCATTTGACGTTCGGTAGCCGCGTCGGGATATCCGAGCGAAATTTTCATCATGAAACGATCCAGCTGCGCTTCGGGCAGCGAGTACGTGCCGTCGAATTCGATCGGGTTCTGGGTGGCGATGAGCGTGAACGGCACAGGCAGGTCATACGTGTCGCCGTCTACCGTCACATGGCGTTCTTCCATCGCTTCCAGCAGCGCGGACTGCGTCTTCGTCGTCGCGCGGTTGATCTCGTCGACGAGGACCAGGTTCGCCATTACGGGACCGGGGCGAAATAGAAACGTCTCATGCTTCGGGTGGTAAATCGCTACGCCAGTTATATCTGAAGGCAGCAGGTCGGGGTTGCACTGAATGCGGCGGAACTGCCCGCCGATCGTGCGCGACAGCGCCTTCACGAGTTGTGTTTTGCCCGTTCCCGGGACATCTTCGATAAGGACATGGCCGCCGGCCAGAAGCGCCGTTAACAGCCGCTCGATTTCGGAACGTTTCCCGAGGATGCAGCTTTCTAGATTGCGGCGGATTTCATTGCTTAACCGGTATTCCGCTGTACGAGTCTCCATGAACATTCCTCCCGGAAAAATGCAAGATATAAGTGCTGCGTCTAGGAGTCTGTCCGATGCCGGCAGTCGAAGGTATAACGAGGCCCAATGACCGGATTCATGCAGCGTAAGCGGTATAAATCCAGTAATTGGGCATGTACAAAAGCAGCTTCTTCGGGCAGGCTCCTGATCCTATTATTTTACAGAAAATACATTCTCCCGTATAGGCGCATAACCGCCAAAAAAAATTGGAGATTCCCACAGAGGGAATCTCCAATGCCGCGCTTGCGTTATAGGTGAAGCTATCCTTTCGGCCTGACTGCAATTGCCGCCAGGAACGAGAAAATGATCGCCGCGGATATGCCCGCGCTCGTAATGTCGAAGATCCCCGTAATGATCCCGATCCATCCGTCGCGATGAAGCTCCGTCAGCGCCCCGTGAACGAGCGCGTTGCCGAAGCTGGTAATCGGAACCGTCGCCCCGGCTCCGGCGAACTTGATGAGCGGATCGTACCAGCCGATGCCGTCCACGACCGCTCCCGCCACTACGAGCGATGCCATCGTATGCGCCGGCGTCAGCTTCGCCACGTCGAACAACAGCTGGCCGATCAGGCAGATGCCGCCGCCCACGATAAAAGCCCACAAATAAATCATGCTGCCATGCTCCCTTCCTCTTGTTATTGATGCATCGGACTTTCAAGCGCAACGGCGTGGGCGATGCAAGGTATCGACTCTCCCTGCTGATAAGACAACGGCGACAAGAGCGCGCCCGTCGCGCAGACGAGAATCCGTTTCAACTCGCCCTTCTGCAGCCGTTTCAACAGATGGCCGTAGGTGACGACGGCGGAGCTGCCGCAGCCGCTCCCTCCCGCCTGCACCTTCTGATTCTGCACATCGTAAACCATCAGCCCGCAATCGCCGAAGACCGTATCCTCCATCGGAACGCCGTCTCTGGCAAACAAATCTTTGGCGATGGCGTGGCCGACAGTGGCTAGATCCCCCGTGACGATGAGGTCGTAATCCTTCGGCTGCCTGCCGGTATCGTTGAAATGCGCGGTCAGCGTATCAACCGCCGCCGGGGCCATCGCCGCACCCATATTGAACGGGTCCGTGATGCCCAAATCGACGATCTTGCCGATCGTCGCGCATTCCACGACCGGCCCTTCGCCATCCGGCGCCACGACGACCGCCCCCGCGCCGGTAACGGTGTATTGCGCGGTAGGCGGCTTCTGCGCGCCGTATTCCGTCGGGTAGCGGAACTGTTTCTCCGCCGTACAGTTGTGGCTGCACGTTCCCGCAAGCACGTATTGACCGGAACCGGAATTGACGATCAGGGACGCGAGCGCGAGCGACTCCATGGAGGTCGAGCAGGCGCCGAATACGCCAAGGTACGGCGCGCCGATCGTCCTTGCCGCGAAGCTGTTGCTGATGATTTGGTTCATCAGATCGCCGCCGACGTAAAACTGCAGCTGCTGCTTGTTGACCTTGGCCTTCTCCAGCGCCATCTCGGACGCTTGCTCCAGCAGGAGGCGCTCCGCTTTCTCCCAGCTCTTCTGCTGCATGTCCAGCTCCGGATGAACGAGGTCGAAGTCGGCGGCGAGCGGTCCGTCCCCCTCGTCGGGTCCGACGACCGTCGCCGCGCCGATGATGACGGGCCGTTTATCGAACCACCATGTTTGTTTGCCGCGCAGCATGTCAGTGTCCTCCGATTCCGAAGATTAAATAGACCAAACCGACGAAGAAAGCCGCGACGACGCCGAATACGATAACCGAGCCCGCCAGCTTGAACATATTGGCGCCAACGCCGAGCACGAGTCCCTCGCTCCGATGCTCGAGCGCAGCGGAACACATGGAATTGGCGAAACCCGTTACGGGAACGGCCGTGCCCGCTCCGGCCCACTGCGCGATTTTATCGTAGACGCCGAGGCAGGTCAGAATGACGGATATGAGAATCAACACGGCGACCGTCGGATTACCCGCAGCCGTCCGCGACATATGGAGGCCGTAAATAAACACTTCGGATATGGCTTGTCCCAAGATGCAGATCAAGCCGCCGACGAGGAAAGCCCGGACGCAATTGGCAAAAATCGACCTGGACGGTTCCCTTGTTTTGGCATAGTTTTGGTATTCTTTAGGCGACATTGTCATCTTCTTGTATTTGTTCTGTCCAGCGCTCTTCGTTGCGATGATCGTGCCCTCCTCTTGTTCATTTGCTTGAAGTATGTGTCAAATCAGAGCGGCTTATGCCATTCCGGAAAATCTGGCCGGGGCGCCTGCCGATCGGTTTCTCTCGGCAATCACGAGCCTTCGGCAGACAGCACGAAGAGCGCTCGCAAGAGTTGCGAACGCTCCGGACAGCGACTGATGGATACGCGCTGCCCTGCTCAATTTACAGCAGAATCGCAACGAACAGCAGAACGACAAGCAGAATGAACAAGATCAGCACCAGCAGGGCGAAATCGTAAACGCTTTTAACTCCCCATAGCATGACGGAAACTCCTCTCGGCCAAGGTGATGCGGCTGTCGCCGTCTGTTAACGGCGCGGCGCGTTACGGGATAGGCTTCTGCTGTATGTTTATGCGGACAAATGCGGATGCGAGCGTTGTCCTGCGGCATTTCGTTGCACGAACGGGACGGCATGACGGGAACGCCTATCCGGAACGCCGGACGATGAGCCTTGCGGCAAGGATGATCTTCTCCGGCTGCGCCTCGGGCTGCAGCAGCTTGCGCGCGAATGCCTCGACCGCTCGTATGCCGAGCGTTTCCTTTGCCAGGTCTACCGTTGTCAGCGGCACTGCCGCCTTCATGCCTGCAGCGGTATTGTCGATGCCGACGACCCGAACGCTGTCTTGCAAGTTCCGATTCCGCAGAAGCTCCAGCAATTGCAGCGCCAGATCGTCGTTCGCGCAAACGAATCCGTCCGGCAGCCCCTCTTCTATCGCCGCTTCCAGCTTGCGTCCCATTGCCGCCTGGCAGGCAGACAGGGCTACGCTGCCATAGGGTACCGTCCATTTCTTAAGCTGCACGGGATTCGCGTCCGCGCCGCCGCGCTTGGACCCACTCGATTCCTTGAAATCGTCCAGCGCCTGCCGGCAGCCCCACCAGCGCTCCCTGAAGCTGACGGCAAAGCTGTCGCGTCCGATGAAGACGATGCGGCGGCATCCTTGCGAAAGCAAGTGACGGCAAGCCATGCGCCCGGCTTCGGCATTGGCATTCAGAACCGCATCCGCGCCGATCAGCGGTTCTTCGTGATCCGCCAGTACAATCGGCAAGCCAAGCCGCTTAAGGCGCAGCAGCATGCCGAGCGGGCATTTGCCCGCTATGATGAACCCGGCTGCCGCAGGAACGGTATCCGGATCGGCGTTCACGCCGCCTCCCGGAACGAGCTCCGGGGCATTCGACTCTTCCGCCCCGAATGTGAAAAATTTCGGCTGCAGTCCCTGCAGCCGGCAGCCGGCCTCAAGCCCTTCCCGCACCCGCAGCCAGAAGCTTGGCTCCTGGTCGTGACTCTCGTCCAGTCCGATGAAGACCAGCTTCTCCTCCAGGATCTCTTTATCCCCGCTTGCAGACGGTTTGATTGTATAGCCCAACGCGCCGGCTAATGCCGTTACTTCCCTGCGAGTCGCTTCGCTGACGCCGGGCTTGCCTGCGAGCGCCTGCGACACGGTATATTTGGACACGCCAAGCCGGTCGGCGAGCTGCTGCATCGATATTTTTCGGGCCATTGAAGGCGCCTCCTTTCATCTAAAGCTCGCTTTGAGCGAACAGTTGACTTTTCTTTATTTTAGCTCTAAAGTGAGCCGCGTATAAAGTGCCCGTCACCTAACAAACCTAACATTTTTATTGGATCTGTATTATTATTATCCACCACCACATCGAGAGGCAGTGAAAGAGAATGAGCAAGCAGATTTTATTCTATGACGGAAGTTTTCCATACGCAGGCGAAAGGCCGAATGCGGCAGCGCTCGCAAGGCTGCAAGAAGATTTCCGCATCGTTAACGCGGCCGAGCTGGCCGATGCGCTTCAAGACGCGGACGTCTACGTGCATCTTCACGGTTCGTACTTCCCGAAAGCCGCATGGCCGGCTATCCTTGCGCATGCTAACCAAGGCAAAGGCCTGATCGCCGCCGGCGGCGCTCCGTTCAAAACGCCTGTAACAGGCGAAGCGGGCAGCTGGAAAGCGGAACCGGATCAAACCGCCTATCATCAGCAGATCCACATCCACGAGGCGCTGCCTGTAGCTACGGAAGGCGTCGCCAAGCTGGCGGCCAACCGTGACATCGCGCTCTTCGAGGGCTATGAGTCGCTCTTCACGATTCAACCGACCTTCGGACTGGTGCTGCACGTTACGCACGCGGACGATTGTCCCGGCCAGCAGAACGGATCCGCCGGTCCGATCGATGCGCATATTTACCCGCTCTTGAAAGGCATCAGCGGCGACGGCCTGGATCGCGAACGTTCCGCGCCGGCCGTCCTGATCGAGTTCACCAAAGGCCCGTTCGCCGGCAGCCGGATGATCTTCGTGAACCAGCAGCTCGGCGATGCTTTCTGGTCCGGAAACGGTGCGGAAGCGCTGGCCAAATGGGCGGCTTTCACGGCGTCCGGCGTAACGGAGCTGTGGCTTAAGCCGAACTACGGCTCCTATGAGCTCGGAGAACGTCCCGTCCTGATGCTGCAGGGGCAGCAAATCTTGCAAACCCGCACGGAGCGCGTCAGCTCGCGGACGGCGGCTTGGACCTTCAACATCCGCGTCCTGAAAGCGGTCAGCAGCGAAGTGCAGCAATCGGTCCCTTCGTTCGACTACGACAACGGCGGATTTGCCGAAATTTGGCGCACGGAAGCAACGCTTGAAATCGGGCGCGAGCTCGTCATTCAACGCATCGTAACGCCTCTGGATGCGGAAGCCGGCTTCTATACGTTGGAATGCGAAGCCGTTTCGCCGACGGGCGAACGCCGCCTGCTCCGCCAAGGCTTCTGGGGCATGGACCAAGCGCTGCTCGAATCCGGCGAGATGATTACGTGCGACCGCGACTATTTCATCAAGAACGGCCGTCCGCTGCCGATCGTCGGCATGACCTACATGACGAGCGACGTCGCTCGCAAATACTTGTTCCTTCCGAACGCGGCGGTTTGGGACCGCGATATCGCCCAAATGAAGCGCGCGGGCATCAACTCCATCCGCACGGGCATCTGGACGGCATGGCGCAATTACATGTTCGTCGATGGCCATCCGTACGAAGAAGTCCTTCGCGCCATCGACGCGCTCTTCCTGACGGCGAAACGCCACGACATGGAAGTGACGTTCAACTTCTTCGCCTTCACGCCGGAGACATGGGAAGGCGTTAACCCTTACCTCGATCCGCGCAGCGTGGAAGCGCAGAAGCGGTTCATCGCGGCGATCGTGTCGCGTCACGCGCAATCGAAGCACGTGCATTGGGATCTCATCAACGAGCCTTCCATGTTCGATCCGAAACGGGTGTTCAGCAACGGCCCGCGCTCCGCGCACGATTCGTTCGAGCATGCCGCTTACCTGGAATGGCTGGAAGCGCGCCACGGCTCGATCGAGCTGCTCCAGGAACGCTGGAACATGACGCCGTCCGAGCTGCCTTCCTTCGGCGCCGTCAAGCTTCCGGAACCTGGCGACATCGCTTTCGGCACGACGGAAGTGGTCGAGAAGCGCGGCGGACCTTGGCTCGATTACACGCTGTTCACGATGGACATGCACAACCGCTGGGCATCCCAGCTGATCGATACGATTCGCTCCATTCAGCCGAAGCAGCTCGTGACGGTCGGCCAAGACGAAGGCCTCGGCGCGCAGCGTCCGTCGCCGTTCTTCTATGCGGAAGCCGTCGACTATACGACGGTTCATTCCTGGTGGCTGATGGACGACCTCGTATGGGACGGCATCT
It encodes:
- the spoVAE gene encoding stage V sporulation protein AE — encoded protein: MIYLWAFIVGGGICLIGQLLFDVAKLTPAHTMASLVVAGAVVDGIGWYDPLIKFAGAGATVPITSFGNALVHGALTELHRDGWIGIITGIFDITSAGISAAIIFSFLAAIAVRPKG
- a CDS encoding DUF58 domain-containing protein, translating into MLTAKATIFRWRLIGFLYIASLLFVLFQGGKTSLMLFCIFNVLLVYLVFGRWSGIAQVSGERRLNNGASTLTEQALVAGTRLEVNIDVQLPGIWPIPYVLVRDRLVAQNGNSVPFEASFVPNYRRAGTINYMTPPLERGVYHFESTECSTRDIFGLFEHKGTFQSSIPFSVYPRTAAIREWRQMQRGFKGPFSTSASRSSSKETTQINGVREYIYGDRLSRIHWNATAKTGQWKSKEFERESLPRMIVMLDRYLGAYENKGQFELAVSAAASLLDFGFRRSTAVGLISVGSKHEGYAPNASADQRELMLKHLVRVQADGEQPLYRALRQSGSLAGGGSFVIIVSPQTGEETIRAMEWLSRSGVVPVLVHLKREEETRGSKVSDIRSGEWLRLLRRSGFTVYTIGKLQELPEALEGGRV
- a CDS encoding transglutaminase family protein, which encodes MTAIRRIAIHWLLDGMYRKISAVFAALLIYQWIRCLGDYWWSETFAIVNGVLLVAVLTNLLIPSKTVSIGVQLIAVVGFNISYTHFEWLPFVGSHRKFLNWMYWIGNHFEEVNPYLWISLSILAVFHLIVLLRRKRGYILLVVGAAILSLAVADSIFTPIYLWEEIAWSVFIGLGWLVASHFARFKERHPDNWAQLLEYPLSLFVPILFILTLVMAAGLFVPTVKPVLLDPYTAWKESRGETVTTYVGDKAIVVSASKNNADTHSGYSRNDSVLGGGFTFDYTPVMTVTTTMRSYWRGETRAQYNGSGWVESSDEKLEESQKSIVSGRTLQANGIPDSTVTDTVSQTVVMERKDKFPVLFGAGPISKVTLINGSKEAFPAMSWLPDSWELRMPKSASVHYPKSYTIESQVPVLDENALRSGEAVKPASEDVGEIYTKLYPDMPDRVKNLAEQITKDAATPYDKVRMLIDYLQQNYQYTNTPDLSRKSSKDFVDAFLFEIKEGYCDYFSTSLAVMSRSLGIPTRWVKGYSSGSLPSADIMQMLQGPGGNANPEGAGTYTVRNADAHSWVEVYFNGYGWLPFEATPGFSFPYALPQDEPAPVVQQDPVTDDSTTVAPADEANGFEVKPWMFWSAAGLLALAFAVYAYRAFPVLLRRYRGGPDTVNARVVRETNRLIKHCRKKGMDVETNETVRETMGRWAARLTSLQPQFNLVQHAFEKAMYSSQAITQEEADRVTATMKQIREHIG
- a CDS encoding beta-galactosidase, which translates into the protein MSKQILFYDGSFPYAGERPNAAALARLQEDFRIVNAAELADALQDADVYVHLHGSYFPKAAWPAILAHANQGKGLIAAGGAPFKTPVTGEAGSWKAEPDQTAYHQQIHIHEALPVATEGVAKLAANRDIALFEGYESLFTIQPTFGLVLHVTHADDCPGQQNGSAGPIDAHIYPLLKGISGDGLDRERSAPAVLIEFTKGPFAGSRMIFVNQQLGDAFWSGNGAEALAKWAAFTASGVTELWLKPNYGSYELGERPVLMLQGQQILQTRTERVSSRTAAWTFNIRVLKAVSSEVQQSVPSFDYDNGGFAEIWRTEATLEIGRELVIQRIVTPLDAEAGFYTLECEAVSPTGERRLLRQGFWGMDQALLESGEMITCDRDYFIKNGRPLPIVGMTYMTSDVARKYLFLPNAAVWDRDIAQMKRAGINSIRTGIWTAWRNYMFVDGHPYEEVLRAIDALFLTAKRHDMEVTFNFFAFTPETWEGVNPYLDPRSVEAQKRFIAAIVSRHAQSKHVHWDLINEPSMFDPKRVFSNGPRSAHDSFEHAAYLEWLEARHGSIELLQERWNMTPSELPSFGAVKLPEPGDIAFGTTEVVEKRGGPWLDYTLFTMDMHNRWASQLIDTIRSIQPKQLVTVGQDEGLGAQRPSPFFYAEAVDYTTVHSWWLMDDLVWDGIFAKAPDKPNLIQETGIMYVETPDGRAKRSEEELRNILERKYAYAFSTGGAGAVQWIWNINFYMHNINESHIGAVRADGTEKPEANVSYDFGSFMETIRDLFVDRKLEDVAVIYPYSNDFSNRKLAGEATTRAIRTLSYTMNVHAFGLGEYQLESLATTKPKLIIVPSAHNFSSEALETLTAHIETHGGTLLFTGPLGLDAYWRPVQAKANELGLGAVGNLLREELLELNGKLIPVSFGGTRIADSSKGLPATAEGGPAKLTEVELGAGRLLYCPLPIELNERLKPLKAVYGHALEQAGVETEVEWLHGGDLPGVYGRKLAFASGSLYIFVSEFSCDAAIEIRDPQSGTGYAFTLPQERTVMFAADAQGKLIAVYRPNEVTIDVR
- a CDS encoding YqeG family HAD IIIA-type phosphatase, with product MLISVLLAYATEGVETMFERLLPHMRVNTIYDINLHALKEQGIVGIITDLDNTLVGARVPLATPELVKWLDDVRDLGFKVVIVSNNNETRVSKFAKPLNIASVHAARKPANRAFIRALQALDLPAEKTAVIGDQMMTDVLGGRRMGLFTILVRPIAPDDEGIMTRFNRMLEKVALSRLRKKGLWPEEERNS
- the spoVAC gene encoding stage V sporulation protein AC gives rise to the protein MTMSPKEYQNYAKTREPSRSIFANCVRAFLVGGLICILGQAISEVFIYGLHMSRTAAGNPTVAVLILISVILTCLGVYDKIAQWAGAGTAVPVTGFANSMCSAALEHRSEGLVLGVGANMFKLAGSVIVFGVVAAFFVGLVYLIFGIGGH
- a CDS encoding AAA family ATPase, with product METRTAEYRLSNEIRRNLESCILGKRSEIERLLTALLAGGHVLIEDVPGTGKTQLVKALSRTIGGQFRRIQCNPDLLPSDITGVAIYHPKHETFLFRPGPVMANLVLVDEINRATTKTQSALLEAMEERHVTVDGDTYDLPVPFTLIATQNPIEFDGTYSLPEAQLDRFMMKISLGYPDAATERQMIVSPNATSPAESLEAVATSAQVALMMEDVKRVHLDNAVADYIIRIIRATREHSGVQLGASPRAAISLTAAARASAYLQERDYVIPDDIKQLASPVLAHRIIMHTESRMNGLTAEDVVQAVVRETSVPVRMER
- a CDS encoding LacI family DNA-binding transcriptional regulator; the protein is MARKISMQQLADRLGVSKYTVSQALAGKPGVSEATRREVTALAGALGYTIKPSASGDKEILEEKLVFIGLDESHDQEPSFWLRVREGLEAGCRLQGLQPKFFTFGAEESNAPELVPGGGVNADPDTVPAAAGFIIAGKCPLGMLLRLKRLGLPIVLADHEEPLIGADAVLNANAEAGRMACRHLLSQGCRRIVFIGRDSFAVSFRERWWGCRQALDDFKESSGSKRGGADANPVQLKKWTVPYGSVALSACQAAMGRKLEAAIEEGLPDGFVCANDDLALQLLELLRNRNLQDSVRVVGIDNTAAGMKAAVPLTTVDLAKETLGIRAVEAFARKLLQPEAQPEKIILAARLIVRRSG
- the spoVAD gene encoding stage V sporulation protein AD — encoded protein: MLRGKQTWWFDKRPVIIGAATVVGPDEGDGPLAADFDLVHPELDMQQKSWEKAERLLLEQASEMALEKAKVNKQQLQFYVGGDLMNQIISNSFAARTIGAPYLGVFGACSTSMESLALASLIVNSGSGQYVLAGTCSHNCTAEKQFRYPTEYGAQKPPTAQYTVTGAGAVVVAPDGEGPVVECATIGKIVDLGITDPFNMGAAMAPAAVDTLTAHFNDTGRQPKDYDLIVTGDLATVGHAIAKDLFARDGVPMEDTVFGDCGLMVYDVQNQKVQAGGSGCGSSAVVTYGHLLKRLQKGELKRILVCATGALLSPLSYQQGESIPCIAHAVALESPMHQ